The Stigmatella ashevillena genomic sequence CTTCACCCGCGAAGAGGTGCAGCGCTGGTGGGGCGACTGGCACTCGGACTTCCTGAAGCAGGGCATGGCGGGCATCTGGAATGACATGAACGAGCCGGCGTGCTTCTCGCTGCTCGAGGCCACCGGGAGCGTGTCGGCGACGGGGGCGCGGATGAATGAAGAGGTGCAACGGACGGAGGGCAAGACGCTCCCGTTCGCGGCACGGCATGGCACGCGCCGCCACGTGGAGGTGCACAACATCTTCGGCATGGGGATGGTGAAGGCGGGATACGAGGGCTTCCGGCGCATTGTCCCTGACCGCCGCCCCTTCCTGCTGACGCGGGCCGGCTTCGCGGGCATCCAGCGGTACGCCTCAGTGTGGACGGGAGACAACTCGAGCCACTGGGAGCACCTGGAGCTGTCCATTCCCATGCTCCTGGGGTTGGGGTTGTCGGGCGTCGGGTTCACGGGCTCGGACATCCCCGGCTTCATCGGTCGGCCGACCCCGGAGATGTTCGCCCGCTGGACCCAGTTGGGCGTGTTCTACCCCCTGATGCGCAACCACGGCGCCAAGCCCATGCCCTTCCAGGAGCCCTGGCGCTTCGGAGAGCGGTACCTGGCGCTGGCCAAGGCCGCGCTGGAGCGGCGCTACCGGCTCCTGCCCACGCTGTACTCGCTGATGCACGAGGCCTCGCAGAACGGGCTGCCCATCCTGCGCCCCCTGCTCATGCAGGATCCCTCGGACCCGCGGGCGCTCCGCGCGTACGATCAATTCCTCTTCGGAGGGGATCTCCTGGCGGCCCCCATCACGAAGCCCGGCCAGACCAAGCGCCTGGCCTATCTGCCGAAGGGGGAGTGGTTGGAGTGGTCCAACCTGGATAATCCGGGCGCCATCCTCCCGGGCGGCCAGTACGTCATCGCGGACGGCCCCCTGGACACCCTGCCGCTCTGGCTGCGCGCAGGCGGAGCCGTGGCGCTCACCCGGTCGGCCCCGCACACGACGACGGCGAACTGGGAACACCTCGAGTGGCACATCCACGCCGGCGAAGGCGTGAACGCGACGCTCTATGAGGACGCCGGGGATGGCTATGGAGAGTCGCGCACCACCACCCTCAAGGGGGGCTTCGAGCGGGGCCGCCTCGTGCTGGAGCGGCGTGTCCAGGGCAACCTGCCCCTGGCGCGCCAGACAGAGACCCTGCGCATCTACGGCCTCAAAGGCGTGCGCTCCATCACCGGAGCCCTGGAGCTGCGCGGCGTGGTCAATGGCGTGCTCGAAGTGCCCATGAGCGCCCAGTGGGACCGGCTCGTCGTGACCTCCTGAGCCCCTCTGCGCAAACCTCCGGAAGGCCGCGGCGCCTCAGCTCCCGGCGCTGACCTTCCGGGGCTGCGGCGTGCTCAGGAGGCCCTCCTGGGCGCCGGAGGGGAGGGCCTTCTTCGCAGGGATGAAGGCCATGGCCCGCTCCGCCAGCGCGGTGATGGTCAGGGACGGGTTGACGCCGGGATTCGCGGACACCGCCGCGCCATCCACCACGTAGAGCCCTTCGTGGCCAAACACCCGGTGCTGGGTGTCGATGACGCCCGTCTCGGCCGAGGTCCCCATGCAGCAGCCCCCGAGGATGTGGGCCGTCGTGGGAATGCCCAGCACCGTTTCGTTAACCAGGCTCATGGGCATGCCGTCGATCTTCTTGGCCACCCGGTGCGCCAGATCCGCCGCCTCGGGGATGTTGGCCGTGGGCGCAGGCCCTGCTTGCAACGCCGTGGTGAGCCCCTTGCGCATTCCTGTCAGCGGCCCACGCCCTCGCTTCATGCGCAGGTGCCCATCCAGCGTCCGCA encodes the following:
- a CDS encoding glycoside hydrolase family 31 protein, with amino-acid sequence MRLDQTSIEPHRLHLWGPHAALEIRCPLPGVLRLRHIPSSLTAGFTHPRLAPKQPFAVVTDEARPLQARREGGSLHVTAEGVSLELTLETGAWSFRNEGGQTLARCESVSGESAPNMPLNHHRSRLTLHAPEDEAYLGFGEKVGPLDKRGMRFVFWNTDIQPHHPDTDPLYVSIPFSMGLRQGVAWGFFLDETWRSEVDVAYGDPERVKWETWGPELDVYLISGPHPADVVSRYVALTGKPPLPPLWSLGAQQSRWGYESAEEIRSVVQAYRSRGLPLDVVYLDIDYQDAYKLWEWDRSRYPDPAGLASDMAREGVRLVPIINPSLKAVPGYRPYEEAKERNYLVRADSGDVLVGEVWAKPATFPDFTREEVQRWWGDWHSDFLKQGMAGIWNDMNEPACFSLLEATGSVSATGARMNEEVQRTEGKTLPFAARHGTRRHVEVHNIFGMGMVKAGYEGFRRIVPDRRPFLLTRAGFAGIQRYASVWTGDNSSHWEHLELSIPMLLGLGLSGVGFTGSDIPGFIGRPTPEMFARWTQLGVFYPLMRNHGAKPMPFQEPWRFGERYLALAKAALERRYRLLPTLYSLMHEASQNGLPILRPLLMQDPSDPRALRAYDQFLFGGDLLAAPITKPGQTKRLAYLPKGEWLEWSNLDNPGAILPGGQYVIADGPLDTLPLWLRAGGAVALTRSAPHTTTANWEHLEWHIHAGEGVNATLYEDAGDGYGESRTTTLKGGFERGRLVLERRVQGNLPLARQTETLRIYGLKGVRSITGALELRGVVNGVLEVPMSAQWDRLVVTS